The Sebastes umbrosus isolate fSebUmb1 chromosome 1, fSebUmb1.pri, whole genome shotgun sequence genome includes the window ccttatttacatatattctGTGACTGACTTCACTTGCAGTTGGCCACAGCATTAGCTGCCCTGGGGAGAGTCGGTCTGATCCATACAGATTTGAAGTTGGCCAACGTCATGCTGGTGGATCATAAGACGCAGCCATTCAGGACAAAGCTCATTGACTTTGGCTTGACTCTGCGGAAATCCGAAGCCTGGCCAGGACAAGCTGTTCAGCCTTTGCTGCACAGGTGAGACCTTTGTATTAGAATTGCTTGGATTCAAGATTCCTGCcatttattgatattaatgTACACCACTCTGCTGGAATgtatttgcaatatttttttctgtctgtagtATTTTCCCTTAGAAGGTTTTTTCATTGCTCTTTCTAAAAAGAATGAAACTTGATACCTTAGTTTGGTGCACTCCCAAACTCTCGTCAGAGCTGGAGTCGTTTCATGTAAACAAAATAATTGTCCTAATTTCTTGGCCAAATTTGTTTTACTGTACAGCATAGTGCTATATATCTATTGAGCTTGGAATATGGTCAGAAAACCCCAATATCCCCAGTATCATGTTTCAGCTTTTTAGATAAAGAAGCATCGTGCCAAGCCTCATTGAACAGAGTTGCTTGAAAAGCTTTCTATAAGTGCGAGGGAAATTGTTGAATTCAAGGGCCCACGTGGCATCCTTATATTGATGCTGTGCATTCTTATTTTGGGGCAATTTATGCAATGGCCAGAGTtgtatttttatgcttttaaacATGACAGTGTTCTTCATTTTATGTGTTGCTGTTCTTCCACATGCAGGTCTCCTGAAGTCATTCTGGGCCTCCCATTCTCTGAGGCCATTGACATCTGGGCTCTCGGCACAATAATGGCCAGGCTCTCCCTCGGCTTTTCACTTTTCCCGGGGACTCATGAGTATGATGTGGTAAGTATTATTGCTGGTTCATTTCTACATCTTTCTTAATGTATGTAGTAATATTTCTTTTGACATGTACTAATATTAAAAGGTCCGGCATTTTTAATACGTTGGCTTCTTTAAGTGGAGTCGCACCAAACAAAGTACTAAGAAGACAACTACTCTACAGCTAGTGGCTCTGCAAGACTGCACATTgctgctttgagctaaatgctaaaatgctactGCTTAGCAGGTttagtgtttaccatgttcaccatcttagtgagcgtgttagcatgctaatatttgctaattagcactaaacacaaagtacaagtatttagtcataaaccgAGGTATTGGGAAAATGAAAttgttgacctgatggtggcgctagattaAAAGAGAAAGTATTCCCAAAGTGATTACGATCTTGAGGGCAACATGAATATGGCAATCCATCCggtagttgttgagacatttcactcaaagacacaaatgtcagcctcatggtggcgctagaggaaaagtcagaggatcaccaaagccGGTAGTGTTCATAGTTCGGGCGGATGTCTACAATAAATTTCATGTTAATCATtcatgttgagatatttcaatctggaccaaagtggtggaccgaatgaccgaccgaccgaccgaccgaccgacagaCAGCCCACCCAACATTGCAATCCATAAACCATCGAGCATGGCTTAACATTTATAGAGTAGTCAATAAtgatgtttctctgtgttttgtctccAGCTGCGTTACATCATCGACCTCCTGGGTGAAGTTCCGAAGAAACTTGTGAAGGCTGGGAGAAGGACAAAGCTCTACTATAAGGGAAGAGGCAATTTCTTCATGAACACGAATTGGACAATGAAGGTATAGTATCACAACCTTCTTTGACTTCACTAGCCAAACATGAACTATCCTCTATAAGAAAATTCTCCGTTAGTATAAAAGCGGTAACGCTGATAAAGAGATAACTCAAGTAAATTTTGTCTTCTTTTAGACGCCAGAACAGTTTTTCAAGGAAACCGGCCACAGCACACAAGAACACAGGGCATACAAGGCACCCTCTCTGAACGAGCTGACAGCGGTAGGTTGTCAAGTAGATGCTGCTTGCATAGGAGCCCACAAAATAAATCTCACAATTTTCATGAGCCAGGAGGGTTATTTTGTCTAATGTTAATTTTGACTCAATTTAGTTGAACATGCTCCGAGGAAACAAGGAAGAGGAGGCTGATAGGAGAGCTTGTTTTGACCTGATGAAGAAAATGCTTCAGATGGATCCCAAGAACAGGATTACCCCAAACAAAATCCTGGCACATCCATTCATAAAGGGGAGCTACGTCAGATACAGCAAAGGATGGTAAGTGTGGCTGTATGATATTAGGCCTCTTCTTGGCACAAAGGTTATCAGACATCAGTAGGCATTATAGATTATTTTACTGGCTGGTGTAATGTGTATCGTGTGCAATTTGAACATGATAATTAAAGTGTAAATTTATCCATTGGCAGCACAATGTCCACAGTCGTTGACGTCAGCAAGAGCCCTGCAGAGACCAAGGTTGATGACTGGTAAGTgatgatttatatttttgttttggattGTGTGGCAGGTAGTAAGGGCATATTTGTGTACTATCAGTTTGAAACACTTGTTCTCGACTCAGCATGCTTCTGACTCTAAAGGTTTGTTTAGCTGTCCgacccacaactttactgttttggttcactctcaccccTCATAGCATCGTTTTTGACCGCAGCAGGCAgaactgtacactacctgctcagcaccaaatggcagacagacacagttagttGTAGAGTAGAGTAGCTGGTAaacatagtggaacatttagctGCTAAGGAGCCCGATATTTCCTCTAggagagctaaaagagagtgaatattggacatacattcatcaggtggacagaaacacgagtacaaatgaatgataatgttgctccataaTGTTGGTTATTTCTGGgtttccggtgtagccagcggatatccaaGCCAAGAATTCCTTTTCCGTGccctgctcattgtttacagtccgagtAGCAACTTGAGACGCGAGACTGGAGTTGAGAGACAACGTGTACGatcagattgtttcacaagtagccagtttacaagctaattttaaaccaataaaaaacgGAATCATCGTCAAACGATAGCTGGTGacttcccagattgcatttcggccaatgcgttccgcctcttttgctctccacacggactgtttaccttcattcaaccaaagcctgctcgaacgtgattTGTCAATACTACTCGATTCTACATGTAAATGCAGAATCGATTTATTGAGATTATTGCAGGTTGAGGTAAAAAATTTACacacttgtacttgagtatttccattttatgctactttgtAATTCTATGTCACTACAATTTAGAGAAGGATacactttttactgcactacattatttttattatgcaaTCTGCAAACTTGCCGCTAGATGCTggcagatcctacacactgcacctttaacatgtCGTATGCACTTCACAGCATTTACCGAATGTGGAATTAGCGCAACTTGCTACAATACACAAATACaagtagacttttttttagaagtcCATTTATATTAGATACTCATTACCACAACACTTAGAATATGTGAGAAATGGCAGGTAGAGGTAACAGTGTCTCAGACGACAAATTGGCAGCATGGCTTGATAACTCGGAGGCCCCCCCTCTCAATCACCTGTAACAGCATTTATGAAATTCTTGCTGTTTGCCAGTGAAATAAATTGCACTAGACATAGTTAGGTATATAGGTATATAGGTGCTATCAAAAGAAGTAACGGCAGGCGCGCCCTTGCCATCAAAAAGATAATGTCCCTATTTCCCTCTAATTTGGACAGGCAATGCTTTTTTGTTCTAGTATGGACCAACAATGActctgtgtatatgtgtgtttatatagtCCCCAGGCTGTGGAGAAGAAATCCCACCCTCCAAAGGATGAGAAATCCAACTCTCCAAAAGATGAGAAATCCAACTCTCCAAAGGATGGGAAATCCAACTCTCCAAAAGATGAGAAATCCAACTCTCCAAAGGCAAAGGATGAGAAATCCAACTCTCCAAAGGATGAGAAATCCAACTCTCCAAAGGATGAGAAATCCAACTCTCCTAAGGATGAGAAATCCAACTCTCCTAAGGATGAGAAATCCAACTCTCCTAAGGATGAGAAATCCAACTCTCCAAAGGATGAGAAATCCAACTCTCCTAAGGATGAGAAATCCAACTCTCCAAAGGATGAGAAATCCAACTCTCCAAAGGATGAGAAATATAACTCTCCAAAGGATGAGGAATCCAACTCTCCAAAGGATGAGGATGCTAGAGACTCAAAATCGGTCAGTGACTCGACTGATAGCAGCCTCTCTAGTAGCGAAGACAGCACATTTGAGGACTTGGACAGCATGATCATCCCATCAGCTCCTCAAAACAGACCAGAATCCTCTCAGATACCTGGTAGGAAATATTCACATCCACCCCTCCTTCCACTCTCCATTTACAGTAATTCCTTCATGATTCATGACTTCACGATTAAAACACAGACTATACTTATAATTTCCAGAGGCCATTGAgcccaagaagaagaagaagaagaagagaggaatcCAAAGATTCTTGTCCACCTTGAAgaggaacattttctgttgctTCTGTGCGCCAAAGAACGGCGATGAATGAAGCAGTGAGTCTCCCGATAAGAGTCACTGACCGGTGAACGGCTGAGACCAAAGGGGACCATGAGTCACTGACCGGTGAACGGCTGAGACCGAAGAGGACCATGAGTCACTGACCGGTGAACGACTGAGACCAAAGGGGACCATGAGTCACTGATCGGTGAACGACTGAGACCAAAGGGGACCATGAGTCACTGACCGGTGAACGGTTGAGACCAAAGGGGACCATAAACGCCTGTCATAGAAgaactcctactcctactaaGGTATGCCAGCTAGGATGAATACAACTTTACATGTGACGCTATATTTGAAAGTTgtgctgcatttttttaatcatttaaaaacgtTAATGCCATGTCTATGAAACAAATGTCATTAATGACACCAACATTTGCACAACCTTTTCTCAACAGCCTTCCAAAATATAGTCCAGGAAGAAAGCTACTACCAGAAGCTACACGTCTGTGACTTGGAGTCACAAtaatcaaggcctattgaaggaggcttgGACAAGGGcagacacgggtcttggggtataacacatgcgcagtgtaactgaagctgtggtcgtgcgttgcgattggtccaatttcggcgagtgcagaccagatttttctgcgcatgtgttgtaccccaaagatatgacgcggtGATGATgcatgacccagcctccttcaataggccttgacaATAATCCGACTGGTTAGCCATTTTTCCCCGAAGAACCACTCCACAGCCACTCCATCCGACACATATtatccgtctgtccgtcctggaagagggatccctcctctgttgctcttcctgaggtttcttccatttttaccCTGTTAAAAGGGTTTTCGTGGTTAAGTTTTTTCTCATCCGATgcgagggtcgtactgtaaaggacagagggtgtcttATGCTGTAccgattgtaaagccccctgaaacaagtgatttgtgtttttgggctatacaaatgaAATTGACTTGAATAAGAGCCTGTGGTTTTGGTAATCGCTGGAGAGTAGAGTGTGGGAGCATCGGCCGGTGGCCTGTGAAGGGCCGCCGATACGATACTTTCACGCTACCTCTTGCTGATTGCTGCACCATGGTGGAAAAGGAAGTAGACAAACTTCGAAGTCAGCTACAACAGCATGGAGTTGAGTGAGGAGTGATGAAGGAATGGGAAGGCTAGTGGGAGTAGGAGGAATAAacaggataaataaataaatatctttatgaaataaccacatggtaaccTATTTTTGTAAACTCCTGtgtgcattaaatacttgacaaatgaaaagtatttttctcattttaagaacttgagtgcaaaataaacataacagttttaaatgaaattatagagaaaaaataaatgtaggcctaACCTATTTcacgatagaaacaatatatatatatatctatattcatatagatatatacatctatatagatatatagatatatatgtttacagtatatatcgtcatattgcccagccctcgTGGTGATGAGGTTTGAGGGGGAAGGAGCAGTAAAGAAAATGGAcagtaatttatcaatacaatgttcacatcctttttgtaaaataattagtgaactgttcatcataacttttttttatttgtgaacaaatataatgaatgaaacattatttaaaagttttgttaatctgctcttttagtgcaaacatttccagaagaattaaaagttcagatgaaggctgtgatatgtgtaaataataaaataataatttaacttGTAATACTAATGggccaaaatgatgtaaaattggaTAGTTTCCTTCAAATTTTCTCGGGGTTGTACTCCCAAAACCCAATgtctcctagtatcttttattcaatGTCGGAGTATCCTGACTgtgacactgctcctaaaacctgaatgatacccgactacaagctacaaataacacaggaaagcactttaactagcAACACTTAAACACCCCACCATAACCCTCTAATGTTCAAGTTgaaatattattggagtattaccAACCTACTACAGAAGATGCATaacccaagtataataatagcaataaaacagcagctggttatgactgacacagtagaacatgcttaaagaaataatgatataataataataataatggccgatacacacgccaacatgtgtATAAgaagagtactggcacttattttttttttcacttcagtCTCCGTGTAACACGGTGAAAAAAGTAGAAGAGTGAAGAAAGCTGCTGTGTGTAGGAAGAATTAGGGGCAGTGGAAAAAGCACCAGTGTGTGCTCTTCAAGTTGAAGCAGGAGAAATGCCACTGTAGCTCCGTAGGAAACAGCTGATTGCCAATTATTACTGGATGAatctaaggccctgttcagacgtAGGTAAGTAGCGAGCTGTCCACTGTTGAGATAAATTgagtataaatctttggatgcctatagttaactaCAGTCTTAGATAGGATGTGTCAATATCAACACAACCTGTGTTAAAATCCGACACATCAATGAGTTGAATTTGGGTCAACACATGTTATGTTAATTGTGACACATTAAGTGTGTCAAGGATATTAACACAGTAACTGTGTCAGCTAGATTAACACAGAGATGTATAATGATGTGTTAATACTAACACAGTTATGTGTTGATGTAATGTGCAAATATTAACACATTCATGTGTTGCTCAAACTTACAGTTAAAATcacaagggagggagggagtcgccggaggctgagcaggaaaagcgggtcggtgacGGAGCTGGCTGGCTCCCGTGCCTTCCATAGAGTGGCCGGCAGCATTGATGGGACCCACATAAGAATCAAGCCACCTGCAGCAAATAAGGAAGACTACCTGAATAGGTACCTTGCATACAAATTGCCACTTCACACAAAGATATAATGGCCTGCTTTAATCTCATATCAATGTCAACTGTCAAGTGActacattttactacttttttttattttttaacaggaAGCTTTTCCACTCCATCCAGCTGCAGGTGATCTGTGACCACAAAGGTCACTTCCTAAATACTTTCACAGGTATGGATTGGAAtgagtattgtattgtattgtattgtatcaaCAGGTTGATACAATATTGCTTTGAGTCTTAAGATTTGAATAGTATTTTTAAGTGAAACTGTGACCCCAGATTACATTTAATTGGGATTTGTGGTTACTTTTCATTGTTAATTGTATTGTTACTTCCAAAGATATTTCCTAATCATAAGTAAAAGTGTTTATGTATCAGGCATTTTTTAAAAGCCGTTatccctttcctttttttcacaaTGACCGGTTACAGGACTACCTGGTTCGGTGCATGATGCTCGGGTCCTGCGTTGGAGCTCCATTTATGTAGAGCAGCTCTACCAGCCTCCTAGCTGGTGCATCATTGGGGATGGAGGATATCCATGCCTGGCGGCACCCATCAGCCTGATGAGCCCATACAGGGAGCCGGTGCAGGGCCCAGTCCAGGGACGGTATAACCGGCATCATTCCAAGGCCAGATGTGTGGTGGAGCGGGCTATCGGAATGATGAAGACCCGGTGGCGCAGCATCTTCCTCAAGGCTCTTGAGGTAAAGGAGAACATAAGATATGTGTAAATGTAAGTAGATACACTGGCTGACTGCTGAGCAGCAGGTCAGGAAAACAAGAAGCAAAGTGGTACAAAGAAGAccattttgaattaattaagaGACTTCTATAGCATTGTAACCAAAAAGGaccaaaattaatttcagtttaattGACATTATACAGTTACATACAACCTCTCTTTTCCTGTAGGTGAAGTCCACATTCGTGCCAGAGGTGGTGTCCACGTGTGCCTTCCTCCACAACCTCTCAATAAGAAATGGGGATTTGGTGGAGCCAGATGTcgatgaggaggagggggctgTCCATGGCGAGGACGAGGTGGAGGACCAGCCAAACCAGCCTGAGGACCACATATTGCCGGGCGAACATTTGAGGAACAGACTGGCAGCAGAGGTTTCTGCTCCTGGTGCTGCCATCCCTGCACTGCAGGAGCATGACTACTGAATGCAGCAGTAACAAACCGTTTTGTACATATTTCCTGCAATAATTGTTCTTGTTCTTATTAGTAGTTAGTCATTTTAGTAAGTTTAGTATCATTGTGGTTGCTGTAcatcctccccccctctctctctctccccccgtctctctctctccatccccccgtctctctctctctctctctctctctccctccgttATGCAATAAATCAGATATATGTCACATTTGACCTTTTGTTGTATTCATTCACGATAAGGACAATTTAAGATTATACACTAAATTAGAAGTCCTTGAAGCATGGCTGTATACTCTATTTCTATTGTACCAATACttgttttacaattttataACACAAGGGTGAAGTTATTGCAATGCTGGACTAGTTGACTGGTTGTCTTGGTATGACATGAAAAGCATTATGTATGTTGTCTCAAATTCATAATTTCTATGATGGCTATGATGATGTGGCTCATCCACCCTCATTGTGATACAAAATACACCATCATTATCAGCATTATTAATGTTAAATTGTTATATTAATGTTTTCTGGGATAACATCATAATAACGATACAATATAATTACTTGTCAAAATTATAACTAAAATAGACGTATGAATGTAGatagaatgaatgaatagatgTATGTGAATAAAGTAAATGATGTTTATGTGAcactaaaacaaacaacattatCACTGTAAATGAAAGAGCTGATACCAAAATCCAAACATATTCTATGTATTTAGTTTTTCAAAATCGTCTCAACAAGTGACAGaaatctctctgtctcctctcctccctttctgcatttgcattttctctcttctccaaccactctctctctctcgctctcttctcctctctgtccagcCGCTCTGTCTCccttttctcttctccctccagtgcctctctctctcttctctcctctctctccagacaaatcttctctctttcttcatccCTGTCTGTGACCTGCTTCAAAAGCTGGACCCACTCTGACTCCCTCCTTCGCTTTGAGGGGTTTTCTCCCTCAGTCTGGGGTTCCCTGGGTGAGGAAGGAGAGTCCACCACCACATCCTGGCTGGATGAGGCAATGTCAACCGGGGGCGTAATACTTGGCCTCCGGCCCATTGCCTCATCCATCAGTGTGTACCACTTCCAGGATGCGGCAGtggcctctcctccctctgtgcTAATGCCTGTCTTAGGGCCTTCAATTcctgtacaacacacacacattcaagccATGACAACTGCATCTGTTGCTCTCATGGATTGTGTAGCTCCCAGCAGAAAAACAATGCCATTTTAGGAGGTAAAACAGAACTTATGAGGTTAAATGGTCAATTTAGGATACAAACTAACCTTGTACTTTTGCTTCAGGTTTTCCCACTTTCTTTTCACTTTGGTGGGCTCTATTTTGTCCACCGAAGACTGCTCCCTGACAAACTCTCTGTCAAAACACAGCAATTAAAAGGTAGATGTTTACGTGACAATACAACAATTTAAATATCTAGCGGTCGCTACCTACAGGGCAAGCAAggtgaggtagactggtccgatgcatactggagattttttccgaaTCAGcacgacatccgggtatttttggcatagcCTACTGGAgatttgcttttgttcgcatactgcatactacatactacattttggccaaatcagtacatactactagtatagtatgcggtttcgaatacagccttgAACATTGCACAAAGCACCACAGCATTAACATTACAGAGGAAACCCTGAACTAGTATCATGTTCAATTTCTCAAGTTTATAACAAACTGAATGTCATGAAAATAGGTTCAAAATTAATCGAGTTACACTCCATGTTGTAGTAAAGTCTGCATTTCTAAATACCGTTTACTAGCGGATCGTAACGGCCCCAAAATGGCGGATGGGCAGACGCACGTCAAACGAACGAACACGGTAACGTTATCTATCAAAGGATCAAAAGCACCGGCACATTTTCCCATTCCCCACTTCATAAAGATTAAATCTTTCATCTGGTTCActtaaaatatatttcacacTGTAATGACATGGTAAATCATTCAAGTGATGCTATACTAAAGTGACTGTTACGGCGCAAAATGGTGCCAAGGTGCGCGTTAGCTTAGATAATACAACTAATGTTAATGCATTTAGAAGAACACACATTATCGTTATGGCTTTCTGTCGTCTAACGTTAGCAAGACCGCTACGTTAAGTTACCGTGGATCATCAAATGAGGACCCCGCGAAAGCTGTttaacgttaacgttagctagcgGTGTAGATCCGCTAGCTTAGCTAATATAACTAACGTTAATGCATTAAGAAGAACACACATTATCGTTATGGCTTTCTGtcggctaacgttagctagacCGCTACGTTAAGTTACCGTGGACCATCAAATGAGGACCCCGCGAAAGCTGTTTAACGTGAACGTTAGCTAGAGGGTCTCATCGGCTCCGTCAGTTGAGTGACTTTTTAAATCTTAAAGTGCTAACATCTAGAATGTGTTATTTGCATTTGTTTGCTGTAGGTTGTGTAATGTTGGCCCGTGTGTAGGGGACAGAGCGGTGGGCGAGTATAAGGGGTGATGGGGAGGGCACGGTGGCATTTCAGCGACCTGAACTGCCTTGAGGTGTGTGGAAGTTGGTAGTTTTTCCGGTTGCAGAGTATTGTGTGCATTATGGTGTTTTGCAGTGTAATCTGCCCTGTTTGCTGTGCGCATTTAAGCTCCTAGCTTAGTTATTGGGTTTGCAGTGTAACTTTCCTTGTGTATTTAAACTCCCAACGAGTGGTATCTGCAGTCAGGTGGGGAAGGCAATAGTTTGCGCGCGGTCCTACCCAGCCATAGCAGTGATTccctatatatattttaaatatttgactGTAGCTCATgaaataatgattatttatattttgtactcCGAGACTGGTGATTATCTTTTCAggttttcttcttgttttggtTGGCTAGTGTAACTTCCTACCATGTTGTGGCCAAGGCATTTGACATGCCCCAAACCACAGTTCACCGAGCAGTCCACAAAACCATCGGGAAGATATTGGCTCTCCTCCATCAAATCATCCGCCACCCAACAGAGTGTGATGTGAATGGACTGATGAACTGAATGGACAACAGGTGTGCCTGATTGCGGGCGCGAGAGACTCTGATTGAATGGACAACAGGTGCGCCTGATTGCAGGCGCGAGAGACGCTGATTTTGAGAGACAAAAGGCAGTCGAGACAGGGGAGTCGAGGTTGGAGCATCTGTTAACGGCGGCTTGGCACTATGCAGACGGGAGGGATCGTTCGTAGCTGTTAGAGCTGCCGGCGATGAAGATAGCCAGATAGCGGGTTAGTGGTTCCAGTGTGAGGAGGGGAGGTTTGTTGCCTCCTGTAGGTAGTCAGGGCCGGGCCATAGAGAGTGCAGTAGCCGCCAGCGCTCCCTGTGCTGACCCACGGAAGCAGCACCGACGCCCAGCAGCCACCCTCGCTTGTGCGGGCTCACCACAGCGACGACAACGCCAGCCGTGTTCCGTCCACGTCCACGCCGTTCAACGCAGCCGCTCCCCGGGGAGTTGGACGGCGTCCCAAGCGCAGACCCTGGGGAAGGGTCTCGCCAACCGTGCGAgctaagtacatttatttaaaaggcGGTTTTTAAAAAGGTAGCTGGGAGCATCGACAGCTGCCACATCCGAGTTAAGCCGCCCTCTGACGATGCAGCCTGCCACCTAGACAGGAAACTCTTATACTCTATCCATCTTCATTCATGTTTGCGTTGGTTACAACGGGTCTGTGCATGACGCAAGGGTGCTGAAAAACAGCCCTCTTTACCATGAGCGGAAGTAACCTCCACCGGGTATCTGCATCATTAGGGATGGCGGGTACCCCTGCCTCTCCAACCCAATGACCCTGATAACAACATACCGCGAGCCCCTCTGCAACCAGCTGCAGGTTAGATTCAATAGACATTTatccaaaatacacacatgTTGAAATATGATGCCTGACTACAAttatgtgctgctgctgattaTCGTTATTCTTTATTACATTCACAGTATTGACTACGCTACACTAACACAGTTAACATCCTGATGGTCTCTATCTAACgacagtttatttattgaaaaataAACACGTAGTGCAGAGTGTAGCTTCACATCTACATTGATACTGTAACTAATCGACACCCATATACATGTGTCACTGCTAGTTTAGCGTAACGttacgttagctaacgttagcttgcttGCATTCGCGTTCACAATCCGACCAACACCGCGTCACAAACCCAACAAATATTCTTATGGCTGGTGGTCAATACCAGTACAAAagatcatgaaaaaaaacagcacttcaATCAGCTGCAAGGTGTCGATGTTTGACCGCAATGTAGTTAAACGTCAACATCAACGTTACCACTGTTGGCAAGCTTGTTAGCATT containing:
- the LOC119495784 gene encoding homeodomain-interacting protein kinase 1-like isoform X1 — protein: MATELTSISDNYDILDVLGEGSYGIVVGCYKRDTKEVVAVKLLKKPRFSQNYDRREMVILKKLQCLDPDESRIIRCLEWYHGKETAYMVFEMMDISLHGFMAHRKWAPLPLNGIRTIIKDLATALAALGRVGLIHTDLKLANVMLVDHKTQPFRTKLIDFGLTLRKSEAWPGQAVQPLLHRSPEVILGLPFSEAIDIWALGTIMARLSLGFSLFPGTHEYDVLRYIIDLLGEVPKKLVKAGRRTKLYYKGRGNFFMNTNWTMKTPEQFFKETGHSTQEHRAYKAPSLNELTALNMLRGNKEEEADRRACFDLMKKMLQMDPKNRITPNKILAHPFIKGSYVRYSKGCTMSTVVDVSKSPAETKVDDCPQAVEKKSHPPKDEKSNSPKDEKSNSPKDGKSNSPKDEKSNSPKAKDEKSNSPKDEKSNSPKDEKSNSPKDEKSNSPKDEKSNSPKDEKSNSPKDEKSNSPKDEKSNSPKDEKSNSPKDEKYNSPKDEESNSPKDEDARDSKSVSDSTDSSLSSSEDSTFEDLDSMIIPSAPQNRPESSQIPEAIEPKKKKKKKRGIQRFLSTLKRNIFCCFCAPKNGDE
- the LOC119495784 gene encoding homeodomain-interacting protein kinase 1-like isoform X2; this encodes MATELTSISDNYDILDVLGEGSYGIVVGCYKRDTKEVVAVKLLKKPRFSQNYDRREMVILKKLQCLDPDESRIIRCLEWYHGKETAYMVFEMMDISLHGFMAHRKWAPLPLNGIRTIIKDLATALAALGRVGLIHTDLKLANVMLVDHKTQPFRTKLIDFGLTLRKSEAWPGQAVQPLLHRSPEVILGLPFSEAIDIWALGTIMARLSLGFSLFPGTHEYDVLRYIIDLLGEVPKKLVKAGRRTKLYYKGRGNFFMNTNWTMKTPEQFFKETGHSTQEHRAYKAPSLNELTALNMLRGNKEEEADRRACFDLMKKMLQMDPKNRITPNKILAHPFIKGSYVRYSKGCTMSTVVDVSKSPAETKVDDCPQAVEKKSHPPKDEKSNSPKDEKSNSPKAKDEKSNSPKDEKSNSPKDEKSNSPKDEKSNSPKDEKSNSPKDEKSNSPKDEKSNSPKDEKSNSPKDEKSNSPKDEKYNSPKDEESNSPKDEDARDSKSVSDSTDSSLSSSEDSTFEDLDSMIIPSAPQNRPESSQIPEAIEPKKKKKKKRGIQRFLSTLKRNIFCCFCAPKNGDE